In the genome of Candoia aspera isolate rCanAsp1 chromosome 1, rCanAsp1.hap2, whole genome shotgun sequence, one region contains:
- the RIPPLY2 gene encoding protein ripply2 — MEDSQLCLHNSPPLGTVNPRIYSKDASGSEGFWRPWIPTPKDAERWCVQNDEALHSPSEATEDCAKLAQYTHPVRLFWPKSRCFDYLYHEAEALLRNFPVQATIFFYDESESEEDSDGMEHESGAEVDN, encoded by the exons ATGGAGGATTCGCAGCTCTGCCTCCACAATTCTCCTCCGCTTGGAACCGTAAACCCCCGCATCTACTCCAAAGACGCTTCAGG GTCCGAAGGATTCTGGAGACCTTGGATCCCCACCCCAAAAGATGCCGAAAGATGGTGTGTGCAAAATGATGAGGCG TTGCACAGCCCTTCTGAGGCTACAGAAGACTGTGCAAAGCTTGCACAATATACCCACCCAGTCAG GTTATTCTGGCCCAAATCAAGGTGTTTTGACTACCTGTATCATGAAGCTGAAGCACTTCTGAGGAACTTTCCTGTCCaagccacaatttttttttatgacGAATCAGAGAGTGAGGAAGATAGCGATGGGATGGAGCATGAGTCTGGAGCAGAAGTGGATAATTAA